One segment of Rosa chinensis cultivar Old Blush chromosome 6, RchiOBHm-V2, whole genome shotgun sequence DNA contains the following:
- the LOC112172577 gene encoding GPI transamidase component PIG-S yields the protein MAEITEPLIPPNQTPQAEAADEPPPDFDPETMRKTKPGLKRLILTLSVLFSFILGVPLIYKSVEIYRAPLPFLEIDSLSAEIDSNPLLFPCRFQAIFVGFDSKSSITSLESSILHQMIELTRQTPQCGTCSPNHSVSVVLDSDSHGLVGAVDFDGDDEAVDEALQAVFGGGSGSGSGSGGEVYTVVVVNRGGEEVRAVVGKYRNAWILGRVSEAEAVAEAAEVFVKVFVNGGKEEGLIHGEFMPVGADGTLVLSFNLLNADPRDWIYDWDFQTVDETLLAPMIEAMKPVANISVESQVLYHVPKSSLSYWDDNWDSYIFSTKDLPFFVNSNEWHLDTSIAAGGRSKMLHFVVYIPSAKECPLLLQLPDGQISKTNSFISPMWGGVIVLNPQSCRKNSESKHPSRHTILHEDLQKVFEVFMGQFRQLFSFKSDNLYVGASGTYNLLPSERGFTVWELDVLSRMHTCFNLHSCATTLGSLSRLVQSLPRMIIKDEIGKQVKYSLEAAKLAQTNASLGVYDASAVSSRQARSLAEDAFFHPSIMSVSYYSFEHCFAVYSPFFLPVSMHVILAALREWRRYKKENKKYLVWKAKMKDAS from the exons ATGGCGGAAATCACAGAACCTCTCATCCCTCCAAATCAGACACCTCAAGCAGAAGCAGCAGATGAACCGCCTCCAGACTTCGATCCCGAAACCATGCGGAAAACCAAGCCAGGCCTCAAGCGCCTCATCCTAACCCTCTCTGTCCTCTTCTCCTTCATTTTag GCGTCCCGTTAATATACAAATCCGTCGAAATTTACCGCGCGCCATTACCCTTCCTCGAAATCGATTCTCTCTCAGCTGAAATCGATTCCAATCCGCTTCTATTTCCATGTCGTTTCCAAGCAATCTTCGTCGGCTTCGACTCCAAATCCTCCATTACCTCTCTGGAATCTTCCATTCTTCACCAAATGATCGAATTGACTCGCCAAACGCCTCAATGCGGCACCTGTAGCCCCAACCACAGCGTCTCAGTAGTCCTGGACTCCGATTCCCACGGTCTCGTCGGTGCCGTTGATTTTGACGGCGATGATGAGGCTGTGGATGAGGCTCTGCAGGCTGTGTTTGGGGGTGGTTCGGGCTCCGGCTCCGGCTCCGGCGGAGAGGTGTatacggtggtggtggtgaataGGGGTGGGGAGGAGGTGAGAGCCGTGGTTGGCAAGTATAGGAATGCTTGGATTCTCGGCAGGGTTTCGGAGGCGGAGGCGGTGGCGGAGGCGGCGGAGGTGTTTGTTAAAGTGTTTGTGAATGGTGGGAAGGAGGAAGGATTGATTCATGGCGAGTTTATGCCTGTTGGTGCTGATGGAACGCTTGTTCTGTCGTTCAATTTGCTAAATGCAGACCCTCGAGATTGGATTTATGATTG GGACTTTCAGACAGTAGATGAGACTCTGTTGGCTCCAATGATTGAGGCTATGAAACCTGTAGCAAACATAAGCGTGGAAAGTCAG GTGTTATACCATGTGCCGAAGTCCTCACTGTCTTACTGGGATGATAACTGGGACAGCTATATTTTCAGTACCAAGGATCTTCCTTTCTTC GTAAATTCGAACGAATGGCACTTGGATACATCCATTGCAGCTGGTGGGAGGTCAAAGATGTTGCACTTTGTGGT ATATATACCATCTGCAAAGGAGTGCCCTCTTCTTCTACAGCTTCCAGATGGGCAGATTTCCAAGACAAATAGCTTTATATCTCCA ATGTGGGGAGGTGTTATTGTGTTGAATCCCCAATCATgcagaaagaattcagaaagTAAGCATCCTTCTAGGCATACAATTTTGCATGAG GATCTGCAGAAGGTTTTTGAGGTTTTCATGGGACAGTTCCGCCAACTTTTTAGTTTTAAATCTGATAACTTGTATGTTGGGGCTTCAGGCACGTACAACCTTTTACCTAGTGAAAGAGGCTTCACAGTATG GGAATTAGATGTTCTGTCACGTATGCATACGTGCTTCAATCTTCATTCATGTGCCACAACCCTTGGATCTCTCTCCAGATTG GTTCAATCCTTGCCGAGGATGATTATAAAGGATGAGATTGGAAAGCAG GTGAAGTATTCTCTGGAGGCAGCAAAGTTGGCTCAAACTAATGCCTCTCTCGGTGTTTATGATGCTTCTGCTG TGTCTTCTAGGCAAGCAAGGTCTCTAGCAGAGGATGCCTTTTTTCATCCATCGATTATGTCGGTCAGCTACTATTCGTTCGAGCATTGTTTCGCTGTCTATTCG CCTTTCTTTCTGCCAGTTTCGATGCATGTTATATTGGCGGCTCTAAGAGAATGGAGAAGatacaagaaagaaaataagaagTACCTAGTATGGAAGGCCAAAATGAAGGATGCATCGTAA